The following coding sequences lie in one Labrus bergylta chromosome 5, fLabBer1.1, whole genome shotgun sequence genomic window:
- the LOC109979122 gene encoding inter-alpha-trypsin inhibitor heavy chain H3 isoform X1, translated as MARAVVQVTLFGLLLALVTTLPNKDDWDIYSFHINSTVSSRYATTVITSRVANRMDESKEIEFQVRIPKNAFISKFRMFIDGQAYDGVVKSKEAAKQQYTDAVSQGQSAGIVSSVGRTLEEFKTSVNVAAHKKVTFELTYEELLKRKLGKYELQIHARPMQPVKDFKVDVYIHEKAGINIMEVKGGLSTNAMANAITKTHSDTQAWVYFYPTEDQQKTCDRCGEQGMNGDLVIVYDVNRDNSFGDIKKSSGYFVHHFAPSNLARIPKNVAFVIDQSSSMHGRKIQQTRTALIRILNDLAEEDHFGLITFDSSIFHWKRELVQATEENLASAKTFALQIQDRGATDINQAVLEGARMLNANPREGSASILILLTDGDPTSGVTNLEVIQSNVRKAIAGEFPLYCLGFGFDVNFEFLEKMSLQNNGVARRIYEDSDAELQLKGFYEEVATPLLTDVTMVYEGGINLTQTNFSQYYNGSEIVVAGQITDNDIRTFTPQVVAVSRNRKVVFPGTNVTVESADVADSNIQRVWAYLTVKQLLEKELRLSGPEKESAKKEALELSLKYSFVTPLTSMVVTKPPGESSDVLHKPKEGEAPQTPTSNARQYGLMPTVSDIVMAYDVSDDYTDFASRADAIMDFDFPVELEEEEIHASYGPPTATMGTTIGSSVSSVVYNDLHPSILPGQLVHQFLLKTESLSLPLCYGVYGVVSLKLLHHPNKALFVNGELDEVLLGGFKRIAIHTAAAHFEFDAMKTIVQDGQSTVEYLQQDIVVSRNSVTVIRRAKEIDVVSGDTRIVFLIHEKEGNFYLWPVIRQQPMDTNVTGILALKPAVYEEVQQTPSTILKIQNTEVIATRSTTADYSIASALTLDCWSVPSEFALQRPINEFIVTQI; from the exons ATGGCAAGAGCTGTGGTGCAAGTCACCCTCTTTGGGCTGCTGCTGGCTTTGGTAACCACACTACCAAACAAG GATGACTGGGACATCTACAGCTTTCACATCAACTCAACAGTGAGCAGTCGTTACGCAACCACAGTCATCACAAGCCGTGTGGCCAATCGAATGGACGAGTCAAAGGAAATAGAATTTCAAGTCCGGATTCCCAAGAATGCCTTCATCAGTAAATTCAGAAT GTTTATAGATGGCCAGGCATACGATGGGGTTGTGAAATCTAAGGAGGCGGCTAAACAGCAGTACACTGATGCTGTGTCACAAGGCCAGAGTGCTGGGATTGTCAG TTCTGTAGGGAGGACTCTCGAAGAATTCAAGACCTCTGTGAATGTAGCAGCTCACAAAAAGGTCACTTTTGAACTTACATATGAGGAACTACTGAAACGCAAACTGGGCAAGTACGAGCTGCAAATCCACGCCCGACCAATGCAGCCtgtaaaagacttcaag GTTGACGTGTACATACATGAGAAAGCTGGAATCAATATCATGGAGGTTAAAGGTGGACTAAGCACCAATGCCATGGCTAATGCCATCACcaaaacacattcagacacacag GCGTGGGTGTATTTCTACCCAACTGAGGACCAACAAAAGACGTGTGACCGCTGTGGAGAGCAAGGTATGAATGGAGATCTGGTTATTGTTTATGACGTCAACAGGGACAACTCATTTGGAGACATCAAG AAATCATCAGGGTACTTCGTTCATCACTTTGCTCCATCTAATCTCGCCCGAATACCAAAAAATGTGGCCTTCGTTATTGATCAAAGTAGCTCAATGCATGGCAGAAAAATACAACAG ACCCGAACTGCATTGATTCGTATCTTGAATGACCTGGCAGAAGAAGACCACTTTGGTCTGATCACTTTTGATAGCTCCATTTTTCACTGGAAACGAGAACTTGTTCAGGCTACGGAAGAAAACCTGGCTAGTGCCAAAACCTTTGCACTGCAGATTCAAGATAGAGGag CCACGGACATTAACCAAGCAGTTTTAGAAGGAGCACGAATGCTGAATGCAAATCCCAGAGAAGGCTCAGCATCTATTCTCATACTGCTCACAGATGGAGACCCAACCTCag GGGTGACAAATCTGGAAGTAATTCAGTCAAATGTAAGAAAGGCTATTGCAGGTGAATTCCCTCTCTACTGCCTCGGTTTTGGTTTTGATGTCAATTTTGAGTTCCTTGAAAAGATGTCACTGCAGAACAACGGTGTGGCTCGACGGATTTATGAAGACTCTGATGCTGAGTTACAACTCAAG GGTTTCTATGAAGAGGTGGCAACTCCTTTGTTAACAGATGTGACAATGGTTTATGAGGGTGGGATTAATCTAACCCAGACTAACTTCAGCCAGTATTATAATGGCTCTGAGATTGTTGTGGCAGGTCAGATCACTGACAACGACATCAGAACCTTCACTCCACAAGTTGTGGCCGTTTCG AGAAATAGAAAGGTGGTGTTTCCTGGAACAAATGTTACAGTGGAGTCAGCCGATGTGGCTGACAGTAACATCCAGAGAGTTTGGGCTTACCTCACAGTGAAACAGCTTCTAGAGAAAGA ACTGCGGTTATCTGGACCTGAGAAGGAGAGCGCTAAGAAAGAGGCCTTGGAGCTGTCGCTGAAATACAGCTTTGTGACCCCACTCACATCCATGGTGGTCACCAAGCCTCCTGGGGAGAGCTCAGATGTGCTCCATAAACCCAAGGAAGGTGAAGCACCTCAGACCCCAACCTCTAATGCGAGGCAATACGGACTCATGCCTACTGTAAGTGATATTGTCATGGCTTATGATG TTTCAGATGATTACACAGACTTCGCTTCCCGAGCTGATGCGATCATGGATTTTG ATTTTCCTGTTGaactagaagaagaagaaattcaTGCTTCATATGGGCCACCAACTGCTACTATGGGAACAACTATAG GTTCCTCAGTGTCCAGTGTTGTCTACAATGATTTACATCCTTCTATCTTACCTGGACAGCTTGTCCACCAGTTTTTGCTTAAAACTGAGAGCCTGTCTCTCCCACTTTGTTATGGTGTCTATGGAGTTGTCAGCCTTAAACTTCTTCACCATCCCAATAAAG CGCTGTTTGTGAATGGTGAGCTTGATGAAGTATTGCTTGGAGGATTCAAAAGGATTGCCATACATACAGCTGCTGCACACTTTGAGTTTGATGCCATGAAAACCATTGTACAAGATGGACAGTCCACAGTAGAGTACCTTCAACAGGATATAGTTGTTTCTCGTAATAG TGTGACAGTGATCAGGCGGGCCAAAGAAATAGATGTTGTAAGTGGAGACACACGTATTGTCTTCCTGATTCATGAGAAGGAAGGCAACTTTTATCTCTGGCCTGTTATAAGACAACAGCCAATGGACACCAACGTTACAGGGATTTTAG CTCTAAAGCCAGCAGTTTATGAAGAGGTACAGCAAACCCCCTCAACTATACTCAAGATCCAAAACACGGAGGTCATTGCTACCAG atcCACAACTGCTGACTACAGTATCGCCTCTGCTCTGACACTGGACTGCTGGTCTGTGCCCTCTGAGTTCGCCTTACAGAGACCCATAAATGAGTTCATCGTTACACAAATTTAA
- the LOC109979122 gene encoding inter-alpha-trypsin inhibitor heavy chain H3 isoform X4, with product MARAVVQVTLFGLLLALVTTLPNKDDWDIYSFHINSTVSSRYATTVITSRVANRMDESKEIEFQVRIPKNAFISKFRMFIDGQAYDGVVKSKEAAKQQYTDAVSQGQSAGIVSSVGRTLEEFKTSVNVAAHKKVTFELTYEELLKRKLGKYELQIHARPMQPVKDFKVDVYIHEKAGINIMEVKGGLSTNAMANAITKTHSDTQAWVYFYPTEDQQKTCDRCGEQGMNGDLVIVYDVNRDNSFGDIKKSSGYFVHHFAPSNLARIPKNVAFVIDQSSSMHGRKIQQTRTALIRILNDLAEEDHFGLITFDSSIFHWKRELVQATEENLASAKTFALQIQDRGATDINQAVLEGARMLNANPREGSASILILLTDGDPTSGVTNLEVIQSNVRKAIAGEFPLYCLGFGFDVNFEFLEKMSLQNNGVARRIYEDSDAELQLKGFYEEVATPLLTDVTMVYEGGINLTQTNFSQYYNGSEIVVAGQITDNDIRTFTPQVVAVSRNRKVVFPGTNVTVESADVADSNIQRVWAYLTVKQLLEKELRLSGPEKESAKKEALELSLKYSFVTPLTSMVVTKPPGESSDVLHKPKEGEAPQTPTSNARQYGLMPTVSDIVMAYDDFPVELEEEEIHASYGPPTATMGTTIVSSVVYNDLHPSILPGQLVHQFLLKTESLSLPLCYGVYGVVSLKLLHHPNKALFVNGELDEVLLGGFKRIAIHTAAAHFEFDAMKTIVQDGQSTVEYLQQDIVVSRNSVTVIRRAKEIDVVSGDTRIVFLIHEKEGNFYLWPVIRQQPMDTNVTGILALKPAVYEEVQQTPSTILKIQNTEVIATRSTTADYSIASALTLDCWSVPSEFALQRPINEFIVTQI from the exons ATGGCAAGAGCTGTGGTGCAAGTCACCCTCTTTGGGCTGCTGCTGGCTTTGGTAACCACACTACCAAACAAG GATGACTGGGACATCTACAGCTTTCACATCAACTCAACAGTGAGCAGTCGTTACGCAACCACAGTCATCACAAGCCGTGTGGCCAATCGAATGGACGAGTCAAAGGAAATAGAATTTCAAGTCCGGATTCCCAAGAATGCCTTCATCAGTAAATTCAGAAT GTTTATAGATGGCCAGGCATACGATGGGGTTGTGAAATCTAAGGAGGCGGCTAAACAGCAGTACACTGATGCTGTGTCACAAGGCCAGAGTGCTGGGATTGTCAG TTCTGTAGGGAGGACTCTCGAAGAATTCAAGACCTCTGTGAATGTAGCAGCTCACAAAAAGGTCACTTTTGAACTTACATATGAGGAACTACTGAAACGCAAACTGGGCAAGTACGAGCTGCAAATCCACGCCCGACCAATGCAGCCtgtaaaagacttcaag GTTGACGTGTACATACATGAGAAAGCTGGAATCAATATCATGGAGGTTAAAGGTGGACTAAGCACCAATGCCATGGCTAATGCCATCACcaaaacacattcagacacacag GCGTGGGTGTATTTCTACCCAACTGAGGACCAACAAAAGACGTGTGACCGCTGTGGAGAGCAAGGTATGAATGGAGATCTGGTTATTGTTTATGACGTCAACAGGGACAACTCATTTGGAGACATCAAG AAATCATCAGGGTACTTCGTTCATCACTTTGCTCCATCTAATCTCGCCCGAATACCAAAAAATGTGGCCTTCGTTATTGATCAAAGTAGCTCAATGCATGGCAGAAAAATACAACAG ACCCGAACTGCATTGATTCGTATCTTGAATGACCTGGCAGAAGAAGACCACTTTGGTCTGATCACTTTTGATAGCTCCATTTTTCACTGGAAACGAGAACTTGTTCAGGCTACGGAAGAAAACCTGGCTAGTGCCAAAACCTTTGCACTGCAGATTCAAGATAGAGGag CCACGGACATTAACCAAGCAGTTTTAGAAGGAGCACGAATGCTGAATGCAAATCCCAGAGAAGGCTCAGCATCTATTCTCATACTGCTCACAGATGGAGACCCAACCTCag GGGTGACAAATCTGGAAGTAATTCAGTCAAATGTAAGAAAGGCTATTGCAGGTGAATTCCCTCTCTACTGCCTCGGTTTTGGTTTTGATGTCAATTTTGAGTTCCTTGAAAAGATGTCACTGCAGAACAACGGTGTGGCTCGACGGATTTATGAAGACTCTGATGCTGAGTTACAACTCAAG GGTTTCTATGAAGAGGTGGCAACTCCTTTGTTAACAGATGTGACAATGGTTTATGAGGGTGGGATTAATCTAACCCAGACTAACTTCAGCCAGTATTATAATGGCTCTGAGATTGTTGTGGCAGGTCAGATCACTGACAACGACATCAGAACCTTCACTCCACAAGTTGTGGCCGTTTCG AGAAATAGAAAGGTGGTGTTTCCTGGAACAAATGTTACAGTGGAGTCAGCCGATGTGGCTGACAGTAACATCCAGAGAGTTTGGGCTTACCTCACAGTGAAACAGCTTCTAGAGAAAGA ACTGCGGTTATCTGGACCTGAGAAGGAGAGCGCTAAGAAAGAGGCCTTGGAGCTGTCGCTGAAATACAGCTTTGTGACCCCACTCACATCCATGGTGGTCACCAAGCCTCCTGGGGAGAGCTCAGATGTGCTCCATAAACCCAAGGAAGGTGAAGCACCTCAGACCCCAACCTCTAATGCGAGGCAATACGGACTCATGCCTACTGTAAGTGATATTGTCATGGCTTATGATG ATTTTCCTGTTGaactagaagaagaagaaattcaTGCTTCATATGGGCCACCAACTGCTACTATGGGAACAACTATAG TGTCCAGTGTTGTCTACAATGATTTACATCCTTCTATCTTACCTGGACAGCTTGTCCACCAGTTTTTGCTTAAAACTGAGAGCCTGTCTCTCCCACTTTGTTATGGTGTCTATGGAGTTGTCAGCCTTAAACTTCTTCACCATCCCAATAAAG CGCTGTTTGTGAATGGTGAGCTTGATGAAGTATTGCTTGGAGGATTCAAAAGGATTGCCATACATACAGCTGCTGCACACTTTGAGTTTGATGCCATGAAAACCATTGTACAAGATGGACAGTCCACAGTAGAGTACCTTCAACAGGATATAGTTGTTTCTCGTAATAG TGTGACAGTGATCAGGCGGGCCAAAGAAATAGATGTTGTAAGTGGAGACACACGTATTGTCTTCCTGATTCATGAGAAGGAAGGCAACTTTTATCTCTGGCCTGTTATAAGACAACAGCCAATGGACACCAACGTTACAGGGATTTTAG CTCTAAAGCCAGCAGTTTATGAAGAGGTACAGCAAACCCCCTCAACTATACTCAAGATCCAAAACACGGAGGTCATTGCTACCAG atcCACAACTGCTGACTACAGTATCGCCTCTGCTCTGACACTGGACTGCTGGTCTGTGCCCTCTGAGTTCGCCTTACAGAGACCCATAAATGAGTTCATCGTTACACAAATTTAA
- the LOC109979122 gene encoding inter-alpha-trypsin inhibitor heavy chain H3 isoform X3, with protein MARAVVQVTLFGLLLALVTTLPNKDDWDIYSFHINSTVSSRYATTVITSRVANRMDESKEIEFQVRIPKNAFISKFRMFIDGQAYDGVVKSKEAAKQQYTDAVSQGQSAGIVSSVGRTLEEFKTSVNVAAHKKVTFELTYEELLKRKLGKYELQIHARPMQPVKDFKVDVYIHEKAGINIMEVKGGLSTNAMANAITKTHSDTQAWVYFYPTEDQQKTCDRCGEQGMNGDLVIVYDVNRDNSFGDIKKSSGYFVHHFAPSNLARIPKNVAFVIDQSSSMHGRKIQQTRTALIRILNDLAEEDHFGLITFDSSIFHWKRELVQATEENLASAKTFALQIQDRGATDINQAVLEGARMLNANPREGSASILILLTDGDPTSGVTNLEVIQSNVRKAIAGEFPLYCLGFGFDVNFEFLEKMSLQNNGVARRIYEDSDAELQLKGFYEEVATPLLTDVTMVYEGGINLTQTNFSQYYNGSEIVVAGQITDNDIRTFTPQVVAVSRNRKVVFPGTNVTVESADVADSNIQRVWAYLTVKQLLEKELRLSGPEKESAKKEALELSLKYSFVTPLTSMVVTKPPGESSDVLHKPKEGEAPQTPTSNARQYGLMPTVSDIVMAYDDFPVELEEEEIHASYGPPTATMGTTIGSSVSSVVYNDLHPSILPGQLVHQFLLKTESLSLPLCYGVYGVVSLKLLHHPNKALFVNGELDEVLLGGFKRIAIHTAAAHFEFDAMKTIVQDGQSTVEYLQQDIVVSRNSVTVIRRAKEIDVVSGDTRIVFLIHEKEGNFYLWPVIRQQPMDTNVTGILALKPAVYEEVQQTPSTILKIQNTEVIATRSTTADYSIASALTLDCWSVPSEFALQRPINEFIVTQI; from the exons ATGGCAAGAGCTGTGGTGCAAGTCACCCTCTTTGGGCTGCTGCTGGCTTTGGTAACCACACTACCAAACAAG GATGACTGGGACATCTACAGCTTTCACATCAACTCAACAGTGAGCAGTCGTTACGCAACCACAGTCATCACAAGCCGTGTGGCCAATCGAATGGACGAGTCAAAGGAAATAGAATTTCAAGTCCGGATTCCCAAGAATGCCTTCATCAGTAAATTCAGAAT GTTTATAGATGGCCAGGCATACGATGGGGTTGTGAAATCTAAGGAGGCGGCTAAACAGCAGTACACTGATGCTGTGTCACAAGGCCAGAGTGCTGGGATTGTCAG TTCTGTAGGGAGGACTCTCGAAGAATTCAAGACCTCTGTGAATGTAGCAGCTCACAAAAAGGTCACTTTTGAACTTACATATGAGGAACTACTGAAACGCAAACTGGGCAAGTACGAGCTGCAAATCCACGCCCGACCAATGCAGCCtgtaaaagacttcaag GTTGACGTGTACATACATGAGAAAGCTGGAATCAATATCATGGAGGTTAAAGGTGGACTAAGCACCAATGCCATGGCTAATGCCATCACcaaaacacattcagacacacag GCGTGGGTGTATTTCTACCCAACTGAGGACCAACAAAAGACGTGTGACCGCTGTGGAGAGCAAGGTATGAATGGAGATCTGGTTATTGTTTATGACGTCAACAGGGACAACTCATTTGGAGACATCAAG AAATCATCAGGGTACTTCGTTCATCACTTTGCTCCATCTAATCTCGCCCGAATACCAAAAAATGTGGCCTTCGTTATTGATCAAAGTAGCTCAATGCATGGCAGAAAAATACAACAG ACCCGAACTGCATTGATTCGTATCTTGAATGACCTGGCAGAAGAAGACCACTTTGGTCTGATCACTTTTGATAGCTCCATTTTTCACTGGAAACGAGAACTTGTTCAGGCTACGGAAGAAAACCTGGCTAGTGCCAAAACCTTTGCACTGCAGATTCAAGATAGAGGag CCACGGACATTAACCAAGCAGTTTTAGAAGGAGCACGAATGCTGAATGCAAATCCCAGAGAAGGCTCAGCATCTATTCTCATACTGCTCACAGATGGAGACCCAACCTCag GGGTGACAAATCTGGAAGTAATTCAGTCAAATGTAAGAAAGGCTATTGCAGGTGAATTCCCTCTCTACTGCCTCGGTTTTGGTTTTGATGTCAATTTTGAGTTCCTTGAAAAGATGTCACTGCAGAACAACGGTGTGGCTCGACGGATTTATGAAGACTCTGATGCTGAGTTACAACTCAAG GGTTTCTATGAAGAGGTGGCAACTCCTTTGTTAACAGATGTGACAATGGTTTATGAGGGTGGGATTAATCTAACCCAGACTAACTTCAGCCAGTATTATAATGGCTCTGAGATTGTTGTGGCAGGTCAGATCACTGACAACGACATCAGAACCTTCACTCCACAAGTTGTGGCCGTTTCG AGAAATAGAAAGGTGGTGTTTCCTGGAACAAATGTTACAGTGGAGTCAGCCGATGTGGCTGACAGTAACATCCAGAGAGTTTGGGCTTACCTCACAGTGAAACAGCTTCTAGAGAAAGA ACTGCGGTTATCTGGACCTGAGAAGGAGAGCGCTAAGAAAGAGGCCTTGGAGCTGTCGCTGAAATACAGCTTTGTGACCCCACTCACATCCATGGTGGTCACCAAGCCTCCTGGGGAGAGCTCAGATGTGCTCCATAAACCCAAGGAAGGTGAAGCACCTCAGACCCCAACCTCTAATGCGAGGCAATACGGACTCATGCCTACTGTAAGTGATATTGTCATGGCTTATGATG ATTTTCCTGTTGaactagaagaagaagaaattcaTGCTTCATATGGGCCACCAACTGCTACTATGGGAACAACTATAG GTTCCTCAGTGTCCAGTGTTGTCTACAATGATTTACATCCTTCTATCTTACCTGGACAGCTTGTCCACCAGTTTTTGCTTAAAACTGAGAGCCTGTCTCTCCCACTTTGTTATGGTGTCTATGGAGTTGTCAGCCTTAAACTTCTTCACCATCCCAATAAAG CGCTGTTTGTGAATGGTGAGCTTGATGAAGTATTGCTTGGAGGATTCAAAAGGATTGCCATACATACAGCTGCTGCACACTTTGAGTTTGATGCCATGAAAACCATTGTACAAGATGGACAGTCCACAGTAGAGTACCTTCAACAGGATATAGTTGTTTCTCGTAATAG TGTGACAGTGATCAGGCGGGCCAAAGAAATAGATGTTGTAAGTGGAGACACACGTATTGTCTTCCTGATTCATGAGAAGGAAGGCAACTTTTATCTCTGGCCTGTTATAAGACAACAGCCAATGGACACCAACGTTACAGGGATTTTAG CTCTAAAGCCAGCAGTTTATGAAGAGGTACAGCAAACCCCCTCAACTATACTCAAGATCCAAAACACGGAGGTCATTGCTACCAG atcCACAACTGCTGACTACAGTATCGCCTCTGCTCTGACACTGGACTGCTGGTCTGTGCCCTCTGAGTTCGCCTTACAGAGACCCATAAATGAGTTCATCGTTACACAAATTTAA
- the LOC109979122 gene encoding inter-alpha-trypsin inhibitor heavy chain H3 isoform X2: MARAVVQVTLFGLLLALVTTLPNKDDWDIYSFHINSTVSSRYATTVITSRVANRMDESKEIEFQVRIPKNAFISKFRMFIDGQAYDGVVKSKEAAKQQYTDAVSQGQSAGIVSSVGRTLEEFKTSVNVAAHKKVTFELTYEELLKRKLGKYELQIHARPMQPVKDFKVDVYIHEKAGINIMEVKGGLSTNAMANAITKTHSDTQAWVYFYPTEDQQKTCDRCGEQGMNGDLVIVYDVNRDNSFGDIKKSSGYFVHHFAPSNLARIPKNVAFVIDQSSSMHGRKIQQTRTALIRILNDLAEEDHFGLITFDSSIFHWKRELVQATEENLASAKTFALQIQDRGATDINQAVLEGARMLNANPREGSASILILLTDGDPTSGVTNLEVIQSNVRKAIAGEFPLYCLGFGFDVNFEFLEKMSLQNNGVARRIYEDSDAELQLKGFYEEVATPLLTDVTMVYEGGINLTQTNFSQYYNGSEIVVAGQITDNDIRTFTPQVVAVSRNRKVVFPGTNVTVESADVADSNIQRVWAYLTVKQLLEKELRLSGPEKESAKKEALELSLKYSFVTPLTSMVVTKPPGESSDVLHKPKEGEAPQTPTSNARQYGLMPTVSDIVMAYDVSDDYTDFASRADAIMDFDFPVELEEEEIHASYGPPTATMGTTIVSSVVYNDLHPSILPGQLVHQFLLKTESLSLPLCYGVYGVVSLKLLHHPNKALFVNGELDEVLLGGFKRIAIHTAAAHFEFDAMKTIVQDGQSTVEYLQQDIVVSRNSVTVIRRAKEIDVVSGDTRIVFLIHEKEGNFYLWPVIRQQPMDTNVTGILALKPAVYEEVQQTPSTILKIQNTEVIATRSTTADYSIASALTLDCWSVPSEFALQRPINEFIVTQI; the protein is encoded by the exons ATGGCAAGAGCTGTGGTGCAAGTCACCCTCTTTGGGCTGCTGCTGGCTTTGGTAACCACACTACCAAACAAG GATGACTGGGACATCTACAGCTTTCACATCAACTCAACAGTGAGCAGTCGTTACGCAACCACAGTCATCACAAGCCGTGTGGCCAATCGAATGGACGAGTCAAAGGAAATAGAATTTCAAGTCCGGATTCCCAAGAATGCCTTCATCAGTAAATTCAGAAT GTTTATAGATGGCCAGGCATACGATGGGGTTGTGAAATCTAAGGAGGCGGCTAAACAGCAGTACACTGATGCTGTGTCACAAGGCCAGAGTGCTGGGATTGTCAG TTCTGTAGGGAGGACTCTCGAAGAATTCAAGACCTCTGTGAATGTAGCAGCTCACAAAAAGGTCACTTTTGAACTTACATATGAGGAACTACTGAAACGCAAACTGGGCAAGTACGAGCTGCAAATCCACGCCCGACCAATGCAGCCtgtaaaagacttcaag GTTGACGTGTACATACATGAGAAAGCTGGAATCAATATCATGGAGGTTAAAGGTGGACTAAGCACCAATGCCATGGCTAATGCCATCACcaaaacacattcagacacacag GCGTGGGTGTATTTCTACCCAACTGAGGACCAACAAAAGACGTGTGACCGCTGTGGAGAGCAAGGTATGAATGGAGATCTGGTTATTGTTTATGACGTCAACAGGGACAACTCATTTGGAGACATCAAG AAATCATCAGGGTACTTCGTTCATCACTTTGCTCCATCTAATCTCGCCCGAATACCAAAAAATGTGGCCTTCGTTATTGATCAAAGTAGCTCAATGCATGGCAGAAAAATACAACAG ACCCGAACTGCATTGATTCGTATCTTGAATGACCTGGCAGAAGAAGACCACTTTGGTCTGATCACTTTTGATAGCTCCATTTTTCACTGGAAACGAGAACTTGTTCAGGCTACGGAAGAAAACCTGGCTAGTGCCAAAACCTTTGCACTGCAGATTCAAGATAGAGGag CCACGGACATTAACCAAGCAGTTTTAGAAGGAGCACGAATGCTGAATGCAAATCCCAGAGAAGGCTCAGCATCTATTCTCATACTGCTCACAGATGGAGACCCAACCTCag GGGTGACAAATCTGGAAGTAATTCAGTCAAATGTAAGAAAGGCTATTGCAGGTGAATTCCCTCTCTACTGCCTCGGTTTTGGTTTTGATGTCAATTTTGAGTTCCTTGAAAAGATGTCACTGCAGAACAACGGTGTGGCTCGACGGATTTATGAAGACTCTGATGCTGAGTTACAACTCAAG GGTTTCTATGAAGAGGTGGCAACTCCTTTGTTAACAGATGTGACAATGGTTTATGAGGGTGGGATTAATCTAACCCAGACTAACTTCAGCCAGTATTATAATGGCTCTGAGATTGTTGTGGCAGGTCAGATCACTGACAACGACATCAGAACCTTCACTCCACAAGTTGTGGCCGTTTCG AGAAATAGAAAGGTGGTGTTTCCTGGAACAAATGTTACAGTGGAGTCAGCCGATGTGGCTGACAGTAACATCCAGAGAGTTTGGGCTTACCTCACAGTGAAACAGCTTCTAGAGAAAGA ACTGCGGTTATCTGGACCTGAGAAGGAGAGCGCTAAGAAAGAGGCCTTGGAGCTGTCGCTGAAATACAGCTTTGTGACCCCACTCACATCCATGGTGGTCACCAAGCCTCCTGGGGAGAGCTCAGATGTGCTCCATAAACCCAAGGAAGGTGAAGCACCTCAGACCCCAACCTCTAATGCGAGGCAATACGGACTCATGCCTACTGTAAGTGATATTGTCATGGCTTATGATG TTTCAGATGATTACACAGACTTCGCTTCCCGAGCTGATGCGATCATGGATTTTG ATTTTCCTGTTGaactagaagaagaagaaattcaTGCTTCATATGGGCCACCAACTGCTACTATGGGAACAACTATAG TGTCCAGTGTTGTCTACAATGATTTACATCCTTCTATCTTACCTGGACAGCTTGTCCACCAGTTTTTGCTTAAAACTGAGAGCCTGTCTCTCCCACTTTGTTATGGTGTCTATGGAGTTGTCAGCCTTAAACTTCTTCACCATCCCAATAAAG CGCTGTTTGTGAATGGTGAGCTTGATGAAGTATTGCTTGGAGGATTCAAAAGGATTGCCATACATACAGCTGCTGCACACTTTGAGTTTGATGCCATGAAAACCATTGTACAAGATGGACAGTCCACAGTAGAGTACCTTCAACAGGATATAGTTGTTTCTCGTAATAG TGTGACAGTGATCAGGCGGGCCAAAGAAATAGATGTTGTAAGTGGAGACACACGTATTGTCTTCCTGATTCATGAGAAGGAAGGCAACTTTTATCTCTGGCCTGTTATAAGACAACAGCCAATGGACACCAACGTTACAGGGATTTTAG CTCTAAAGCCAGCAGTTTATGAAGAGGTACAGCAAACCCCCTCAACTATACTCAAGATCCAAAACACGGAGGTCATTGCTACCAG atcCACAACTGCTGACTACAGTATCGCCTCTGCTCTGACACTGGACTGCTGGTCTGTGCCCTCTGAGTTCGCCTTACAGAGACCCATAAATGAGTTCATCGTTACACAAATTTAA